DNA from Verrucomicrobiota bacterium:
TGGCTGGTTTTGATCTGCCCATTAATGGCTGGTTTTGATCTGCCCGGTGACATTGTTGCGAGAGTACGATTTGATATGGACTTTTCCTAGGCATATTATGTATGTGTTTTAAACATACATAACACCTAGCATCCTGGGCAGAAAGATGTAATTTAATACGTCATTTTATTAACGCCATCGAGTACTTAGGTTTTGCGCCCTGCAGTATTGCGTGCGCCGATTTCAATTGTGACAAGAAGCTTGATTTGATTATCCGGGGAAACTCCAATGTTGTCGTACTGCTTGGGCGTGGAGATGCAACCTTCACTGTTGGCTTGAAAATGACAGTGGCTTCAGGCGCGACTCGACGCGGCACCATTGGTGTTGGCGATTTCAATCGGGACGGGGCACCGGATATTGCGCTTACAGCGTACAACGAAAACAGTATTGTAGTAATGTTGAATCAATCCATGCCAGTCCTTGAAATATCCAGATCTCAAAGTTTTAATCAAATTACGTGGGCAACAACATTAGCGACCAATTTCATCTTGGAGTATGCGACTACAAATTTTGCTCCGGAGTCATGGAGACCTTTCCCGTATCCCCCGGTGTTTATCAACGATACAAAAGCGGTCACTGACTGGACAGATCAAAGAACAAAGTACTATCGGCTAAGGAAGCCATAGGGGATTTGGGATCTGTGCTGTTCTGATATTATTACTATTTATAAATAACAAAGAAGATAATCCATTACACTGTTCTTCACCTTGAAAATCCACCATTGCATGGTGGATTTTCAAGGTGTCAAATTTCCTTATCCGCTGGGGAAAGGAATCGCGGTGGTACCACTCGCACAACTCGTCGTCGAAACACAACGCACGATACCCCCTTGGGGTTCGAATACGTCGGCCAAAAAAATTACCAGGCCGCCCTCGCCCACCTGCGCGCCGCGATGCAAAAGGTTGAGGTTCAGGCGGAATAGGCTTATTACCTAAGCGGTTGATGGAATCTAGATTGGTATATAAAATGCTTATTATTTAATATGTTGGTACTGGGTTGGGGTGAGGCTGAAACTCTTTTGCCCCGCGCGCGCCGGGCGAGGAAGCGCCAGGTCAGCGTCTATAACCAAGAAATAGATAAAATAAAAAAACTTTCACGGAAGGTGTTGGTTACTGCAATTCGTGAAAAATTTCGTAATTTTCAGGGACTGGATGAGCCCGCATCAAACCGCAATCGGCGCTTTGATGGCGGGATGCGGATCGTAACCGATCAACTCGATATCCTCGTATTGGAATTCAAACAGGTTGGTGACACGCGGATTCAACTTTAAGGTCGGGAGGGGCTTGGGTACACGGGAAAGCTGCAGGCGGGCTTGTTCCAAATGGTTTTGGTAGAGGTGCAGATCGCCGAACGTATGCACAAAGGTACCGGGCTTCAGGCCGCACACCTGCGCGACCATCATGGTCAGTAACGCATAGGAGGCGATGTTGAAGGGAACACCCAGGAACAAATCGGCGCTGCGTTGATACAGTTGGCAATCCAATTGATCCCCACTGACGTAAAACTGGAACAGGGTGTGGCAGGGCGGCAGGGCCATCGAGCTTATTTCCGCCGGGTTCCAAGCGCTGACAATGATCCGACGGCTGTCGGGCTTCGTCTTAATGAGATCAAGGACCTGTTGGATTTGGTCAATCTCCCGACCATCCGGAGTGCGCCACTTGCGCCATTGCGCCCCATAAACACTGCCCAAGTTGCCGTTCGCATCCGCCCATTCGTCCCAAATCGTCACGCCATGCTGTTGGAGCCATCGCACATTGGTATCACCACGCAGAAACCACAGCAATTCATAAGCGATGGACTTGAAATGAACCTTCTTCGTGGTGAGCAGCGGGAAACCATCGCTCAGTGGGAAACGGGCTTGCGCGCCAAACCAGGACCGGGTGCCAGTACCCGTACGGTCGGTGCGCAGTTGGCCCTGCTCCAATACCAGCCGTAACAAATCAAGATATGGGGTCATGTTTTTTTCACTGGCTCAGTCTTTTTGGGAGGTACCGTGTCTTCACCCGATTTTTTACCTTCCGAAGGGTGGGTAATTTTAATCATACCGCGTTTACGCGCGACTTCGTTCATGAAAACAACCATCAAGCTCTGCAAGTTGCGCTGTTCCTGATTCAGGAACCACGCCAAGGCGGGCATGGTCAGCAACAACAGCCAGATCCACGCGATTTCCTTCCCCACAAAACCGATGATCAATAATTCAAATGCCAGCGTGCCCCAGAAGGTGACCTTGGCGGGCAACGACCATTCCGTCTTAAGCCGGCAGCGGTAGAGTTGTTTGCCCTGGGAATACAGCTCCGCCACAGTGGTAAACTGCACGGTGCTCCAACGGCTGCCAAAAATTTCGATATCGTATTCGTTCCAACCACCATCCGGCTTGCTTTGCCAGCCTTCGGCATCCAACCGGTTCAGGATGTCGTTGATAAATTCAATGCGATCCACCCAAGTATCCGCCCAGTATTGGATTTCGTCCAGGGCTTCGCCACTGTCTTTGAGCGCCATGGAATCGAGCTTTTCATGCGCACCGGAGGGCGTGGGACGATACGTAAGTCGGCCTTTGTAACGCGCCCAACCACGCGCGAACGGTTGGAGAAAATAGAGCAGCGCAATCAATGGCTTGGACCAGAACGCCCGCTTATTACGAGGTAATTCTGCCTGGAACGCCGCAGCCACACAAATGCCCAGAGAGATCAGAAAACTGGTGATGGCCACCGGCAACAGGAACCGGAATGGCACCGACAACACAAACAGCGGCAGCGTGAACAGAATGTGATACTCGAAACTGGTCATGAGCATCAGCGTCATGGCGGGAGGAGCTTCGTACAGGGACTGAAACAGCGCGCTGCCAAAAACACCGTGATAAATGATGTTTTTGCGGGTTGCCACCCCCAGCTTGGCCGCCGTATAAATGCGCCCGGCCCAAATGCTGCCACCTAGCGAACTGAAATACTCGGGGTGCTTGCGCACCAACAGCGCCTCCGCTTCACCATAACCTCCCTGTTGTTTCAGATAGGCGTTGACGGTGGAGCGACGGTAGTGCCAGACAAACCCCGCCGGCGTAAAACCGATGCGATAGCCGCGCTGTTGCAGACGCCAGCACACATCCACATCGTCACCTGCTTTCCGGTAAATGGGGTCAAATCCACCGATTTCATCCAGCGCCCATTTGTAGAAGGCCATGTTACAACCGGGAATGTGTTCGGCCAGACGGTCATTCAACATCACATGCGCCGGACCGCCCGGCGAGGCCATCACGGCGGCGGCGATCAACGAATCTTCCGGCGGCAGGAAATTATGCCCGCCAATGCCGGTGAATTTGCTGCTGGTCAAATCCCCAACCAGATAATACAGCCAATCCTCATCCGCCCGGCAGTCGGAATCAGTAAAGGCGACAATCTCGCCCTCGGCAAGCGCGATGCCGGTATTGCGCGCCACCGAAAGTCCCCGGTTTTCATGCCGGATGTAACGAATGTTGTGATAAAGCGAGGCGATTTGCGGCGTGGCATCCGTACTGCCGTCATCCACCAGGATAACCTCGTAATTGGGATAATTCAATTTACCCAGCGAATCCAGACACGCTTTCAAAGTGCGTCCGCCATTGTAGCTGGCCACCACCACCGAAACTTTGGGACACTGGATCAACGGGAAATGCGGTGCGATCGCAAAGGCCTGCTTGACCGTCTCAAAGGATGCCTTGGGTAGCCGGTCACGCGTGGTGATCCCCATGGCCCAATCGCTCACCCGCTGCCCTGCCCGCCACCAGTCATCCGTAAAGCTGAAAACCACCGTTCCGGCCAACCCACCACGAAACGCGTCCTCAATTTGCCAACCCAGCAATTCGCATTTGCGCTCTTCTCCCTCGCGGATGGAATCCACCCCAAATTCCCCAAGGATGATCGGTTTGGAATCGGCGATCATTTGCAGGCGGGCCAAGTAGTTTTCAAATGGCCGCCGATGATGCAGATAGACGTTAAAGCAAAAGAAATCCAGATTCTGCGGGCGCAGATATTCCGTGGGTGGATAATTCGTGAAGGTACACAGGCATTCCGGATCAATGTCTTTCACCTCTTCAACCAAGTCATCAATGAATTCGGCAATCCGCCGCGCGCCACTCCAGCGAACGATGTCCGGTGGAATTTCATTCACCACGCTATACGCAAACACCGCCGGGTGACCGGCTCCCATGCGGGCGGCTTCTTGCACCGCCAAGCGGGCGGCTTTCTTCTCGTTGGTGGAATCCAGAAAACAAACGTGCTTGTTCCATGGAATATCAATCAGCAGACGCAGGCCGTATTCCAAGGCCAGATCGAGCAACCACCGCTGCGGCACATGATACACGCGCACGACGTTGGCGCCTAAATCGCGCAGTAACGCAAAATCACGGCGGGTTTGTTCGGGACTGGCAAAGGTCTCGCCCTGGGCGTCCGGCGCGAACGGACCATAGGTCACGCCTTTCAGATAAAATTTCTGATCGCCCAGGCGGAAAAACTTGCCGTCCACGCGCACACGCGGCTGTGAAGTGATGGGAAGAGGCATACCCGCAAGCGGGTTCATAGCGCGTAAACGCGCAAGAACCCGGCTATTTCACCTGGATGTTAACGCCCGCTTTTTCCATCGCCGTGCCCTCCGCTTGGGCGACGCGCGCCAAGGCCTTGTTATAATCAGCCAGCGCCCGGATCTCTTCGGAACGGGCGCGCGTGAGATCCCGTTGGAATTGCAGCACGAAGAAACTGGTGCTCTTGCCATTTTCCAGCTTTTTCTGTTCTGCTTCCAAGGCCAGCTCGGCGTATTCGCGCGCCTGACGCGTGGCGGCAACCGAATCAAAACTGCTGCGCGCCAGGCTAATGGCATTATCAATGGTCACCAGCACAACCTGCTCCGCCTGCTGCACGCGCAATTCCGCTTGCGCCCGTTGATCCTTGCTCTTGCGATAGTCCGATTTTGCTTTGCGATTGAACAAGGGAATATTCAGTTGCATCCCGTAATAATAATAAGGGTGGTCGCCCTCGCGCAGCCCCGTTTCAATGCTGCTTTCATGTCGTCCGCTGGCGGCCAGTCCATATCTTCCGACAAAACTCAAATCGGGAAGGGTTTGATTTTTATAGAATTGAATATCCAGGTCATAGCGTTCCAGATCAATCCGCATTTGCGCCAGGTCGGGACGCGTAGCCAGCCCGGTTTTCCAGCTTTCACTGACATCAAACGAAGCCGGAGCGGCGACTAATTGCTCCGCTGGCGTCAGGGTCAATTTGTGCCACGTGGTCAAATCATCCACAATGAGGTTTTTCAGAAGGTTTTCCTGGCTCGTCAACGCCTGTTTGGCGGCCAGCAAGTCCGCCCGGGTGGTCGCCACCTGGGATTCGGCCTGCTTCTCATCCAATGGCGGCAATGTTCCTGCTTTAACCTTGGCTTTGTTGTCCGCCTGCAACCGCTCGGCAAGTTCCAAGGCTTTTTCCTGCACCTTTACCGACTCACGGGCGAACACCAGATCGTAATATGCCACCCGCACGCTAGTAATAACGGTTTGTAATTGGAAACGCAGCGCATACTCGGACATTTTCAGAGTCTTACGGGAAACCAGCAGACTGTACCGCGGCCCATCAATCAGGGCGCCTTTGAGAATTGGTTGGACCACGCTAAGGCCGCCACTCCCGGTATAACCCTGCGTGTCAAGTCCATGTCCAAACCCACCGCTGGTGAAATTGAGCGGCAATGCATACTGAAGACCATAAGGCCCCTGCCCGCTGAGACTGGCACTTAATGAATCCGTATAGTTTTTTTGGCCAGTGACAACTGAATTCGCGTAATTGCGTCCGGACGCCACTGAAAGAGTCGGATCGTAAAGTCCTTCGGCGCTTTGGACGGCGTCCAGCGCAATCTTCGGGTTGAATCGTTCGATTTTGAGATCGAAGTTGTGTTTTAACGCCATTTCAATGCATTCCTGCATCGCAATAGAGCGCACCGTTTGCGGGTTGGACTGCGCCGCCACCGGCAGCGTCCAAACCAGCATCACCAATAAACTATTTATCAATTTCCGCATGGAGAATTCAGGTTGCGTGATTTTTTGCATTTAGTCAATTGCTCACCACATGATTTTCAACCGGTGGGTGATTCCATCTGTCTGAGCTTCCGATACAGGGTGGCCTCGCCGATTTTAAGAATCCGGGCGGCTTCGCCGCGATTGCCACCGGTCAGTTCCAGCACCTGGCGGATGTGCTCCAATTCCATTTCCGCCAAACTGCGATACGGCGAGGCCGCAGCCCCCTCCGCCACAACCCGAACCTCCGCAATGGGTAAAAGATCGGGGGTAATCATCCGCCCATTACACATGACGGCGGCATGTTCAATCGCATTCTCCAATTCCCGGACGTTACCCGGCCAGGGATGCTGGAGCAACCTGTCCACGCAGGCCGGTGCCAGGCGCAAATCAGGCAGCTTGAGACGTTCGGCACAGCGTTTCATGAAATACCGGGTCAGGGGCAGAATATCATCGTGCCGCTCGCGCAACGGCGGGATGCGGATATGCACCACGTGCAACCGATAGAACAAATCCTCGCGAAACCGGCCTTCCTTGACCAATTTTTCGAGGTTCTGATTGGTGGCCGAAACCACCCGCACATCCACAGGCCGGCTTTGGGATTCGCCCACCCGCTTGATTTCCCGCTCCTGCAACACCCGTAACAATTTGGCCTGCATCGCCGGAGTAATGTCGCCAATCTCATCCAGCAATAGCGTACCCCCACTGGCTTCTTCAAATAAACCAGCGTGATTGCGCACCGCGCCGGTAAAGGCGCCGGCCCGGTAACCAAACAATTCGCTTTCCAACAGCGTTTCCGGCAAGGCGGAACAATTGACGGCCAGCATAGGCCGGCTGGCGCGCGTGGAATTCTGATGAATATACCGCGCCAGCACCTCCTTGCCGCAACCGGTTTCGCCGGTGACGAGCACCGTGGTATCAAACTTGGCCACCCGCCCCGCGAGTTCGATGGTTTTTTGAAAGGCCGGACTCCGCGCCTCCACCGCCAGGTTGACACGGGTTTCGTTTTTTTCCTCCATCTGCTGGCGGCGCTGGGCCAACTCCTCCTGCTGTTGGGTCACCTGCTCCGCCAGTTCACGCACCGTTTTCTGCAAGTCCGCCGCCTGGAAAAACGCCAGGTACGGCTCGATCTCCCGTCCCCAGGATTCCAAGTCCTTGCCCACGGATTTGCAGCAGGGCACGCCGGTGGCCTGACACTGCATCTCCACGAAATACACAGGCTTGCCGAGGCAAAATGAAGCGTACCCGCTGGCATACCCCACGAGTGCCCAACAAATCGGATAAGGGGCCTTGCCGATCACCGACAGGTGCTGCTCCACTTCCGAGGCATTGCGCCACAGAATATCAATCTCAACCCGCGCCTGCGCCTCATCCAGATGTCGAATGTTCATCTCGGCCTCGGCCAGCCCATGGATCCGCAATAACATTACTGCCGCTTTCAACCATTCCGCCGTGCTATCCCACTGAAACATCCGCTGCATGGCGGCGGCATCGGTCTGCCCCCAAAAATAACCTTTTCGGGTTAGAATCCGTTGCGCCTGTTCTTCGCCCAACATCTCCATCAAATCCCGGCGAAACAACGCCAAGGCATGGAGGTCATGCAAAATCAACCGCCGCCCATGAAGGGCCACGCGGCCATGGGCAAAATCCACCAATTCGGCAAGGTTAAGATCAACGGCTTTCATGCTTTTCTATCAATTTGATAGCAAAGCTATCATAAGGATAGTTTTATCAAAACGCAACAGTTTTATAATGTGCTTAAGTTTAACGTGTTATGAATATATTAACGGTTGGCATCCATTTTGCTTATCCTTATAAACATGAATGAGAGTGCATCAGAATGACTGATGAAATTCTCATTCGGAAACTGAAAACGCAGAAACAAACAGAAAGTGAGCATATTATGGGCCTAAGATTTTCGTTGCCGGAAGAGAATAATGCGCAGCACACCCACCATCTTTGGGCGCTGTGCCAATACCTGACCGTCAAGGTGATCCACCCATTCTTTGCGGCCAACCACGTGGAATGGGATCCGCGCTTCGTGGATTTCTTCATGCATTCGCGCGACAGCAACCCGTTTGAAGCCACCGGAGCCATCAATTTTTATCCGCCGCTGCGATTTGCCGGACAAAGCGAAACCCTGGAAACCGCGATCAACGCCGCCCTGAATGAGGCAGGGATTGTGACGGGACCTTTTGAACGGGAATATTATGCGGGCCAGCCGGCCGTCAAGGTGGTGCGCATCCCCATCCTCCAGAATGCCAGCGCCCAAAGCGGGCCGCCGGAGGTCACCATGCCAAACAACGCCGGGCGGATCATCATGTCCAAACTGTTCGGGTATCAACCAAAGCAGGGCCAATTTGAATTTGAAGCGGACGACCTGCTTTGCAAGGCGGCGTCGGTAACCGACGAAATGATCGCCACCCAATGCGCGAGCCCGCTGCGCGAACTGGGCACTTCACCCAACGGTCTGCCGCGCACCGCCAGTCCCATCACCGTGAAATCGGTGCGCCGCTGTCTGGATGAGTTGAAGCAACTGGCGCGTTGGGCGCGGGAGCATCAATACCGGAAGATTTCAGCAGCCATCTGACCATGGCTCCTCAATGCCGGGCGGGGGGTAGCTCATACTCTCCGCCCGGTTTCTCATTTTCAAGGTCATGGCCATTGCCACATTCAGACTTGTCAAAACTAGTTTTGACAAGTCTGGTTTTGACAACTCGACCTTAGCCCAATTGGTACAAGTCCGCCAACGAATGCACCTTCACCGGGCCGGGCAGGCGGGTTTTGGGTGGATGATGCAGAAACAGGCGCCGGCCCACGGATTGTCCCGCCGCCAACGGGTAGAGTGCCACTTTGGCCTCCAACTCGCCAAGGGCGTCCGGCAGGCTGCGCACCCGCCCCCACTTGCACTCGCCAAGATCCGTCCAGCCATCGTCACGCTGCCCCACGACATCAATTTGCACTTTCCCGGTTTTCCAGTACTCCCCCACCTTGAACGGGCAGGTTAACTTCTCCTGTTGAATATACACCCCGGCCATGCGGTCACGGCAAAACCCCTCAAAACACTCACCAAAAAACGCGTCGAGTTGCGGCTTGATCAGACGCTCGAAGGCGGCCTCGGGGCCGAACTGGTCAATGGCGGAGAGTCGCTTGAACAGGAAGCGAAACCAAAACCGCAGGAACGGGTCTTGAATTTCAAAATACACCTCGGTCCGCGGACTGCGGGACGCCAGCGGCCAGACCCGCCGCACATAGTTCAACTCGGACAGCCGGTGCAAATAATACTGAAGATCAGAAAGCCCGGTCTGCTCCAGTACCGCCTTGTGGCGCTGGCGATACCCGGCCAGTACCGTCAGGATGGCAAAATAACTCGGCAACTCCTTGAATTCCTCGCGCAACAGAAAGTCGCCTTCCCGGAACAACGGACTGGACGGGGTCAAAAAATGAGCGATCAAATTCTGCTCAATGGATTTCCCGGACTCAAAGTACCGGTGATACAACGGTACCCCCCCGGTGATGAAGTAGGCTTGGGCTTGATGGGTCAGGGAGTACCCCGGATGAAACTGGGCCGCCTCGGCCGGGCTGAGTGGCTGCAGTTGAATCTGCGCGGTGGTGCGGCCAAACAGCGGGCTCTTACTGCCCAACAGGCGTTCGCTATAGCCAATGAATGAACTGCACAGAATCAGCATGATGCGCCCGTCCCGCTGCCACTGATGATCCCACAGCTCCTGCAGGGTGCTGATCAACTCGGGGGAGGCCTTTTCACTGGCGGCCCACTGAATCTCATCAAACACCAACACCAGCCGCGCCCCCTTGCGCGCACCCGCCACCGCCAGCCCCAGCGCGGCTTTCCAACTGGATACCTCGCCCGGACTCGCCAGCGTGTGACCATAAAACAGCCCGGCCTGCTCCAGAAAATCGTCAATCAAAATTTGCCTCGGGGCCTCTTTGCCAGTGAAAAAGATGGCCGGCTTGCCATGGATAAACTGCCGAATGAGTTCGGTCTTGCCCACACGGCGGCGGCCATAAATGACCGCCAGCGCGCCGGATGATCGCTGATACTGCTGTTGCAGGATGGCGAGCGGGTTTTTACGGCCAATGAAACTGGCGTTATTCATGTCCCAACCTTAGTTGTCATAACCAGACTTGTCAAAATCAATTTTGACAAGTCTGGTTATGACAACTGGGCATGCCTCCGCATTTGGGGCGGGGCGGCGGGCGGAAAACCCACGGGGGAGCCGTTCAAAACCTCATCATTTTTTCCAATTCCCGCACGCGCTGCGCAATGTCTTGGCGGGTGACGGCGGCGGTTTTGGCCACCCCAAAACCCTCGCAGCAAAAACTGGCCACCACGGTGCCATGAATGATGGCGCGACGCAGATTGGCCTCCAGTCCGCCCTTGGCCGCCGCGAGATACCCCATCAAGCCACCCACAAAGGAATCGCCCGCGCCGGTGGGGTCCACGACTTTCTTGAGGGGATAAGCGGGCGAGATAAAGAAACCGTGCGGACCGGAAAGAATGGCGCCGTGCGAGCCCTTTTTGATGATGACATAGCGGGGACCCAACTGGTGAAGTTTGCGGAACGCGGCAAAGACATTATCCTCCTTGGTCAGATGTTCCGCCTCGCTCTCGTTCAGCACAAAGCAATCCACGCGTTTAAGCAGTTTTAACAAATCCGCAAGCGCAATGTTCAACCACAGGTCCATGGTGTCGGCGACGACAAACTTGGGACGCCGCATCTGGTCCAGCACATGCGACTGGAGCGCCGGCGCGATATTGGCCAGCAGGACATACGGGGTATTTTGGTAGCTCGGAGGCAATTCCGGGCTGAACGTTTCAAACACGCCCAACTCCGTCGTCAGCGTGCGACGGTTGTTCATGTTGACCTCGTACTCCCCGGACCAGTGGAAGGTTTTCCCCGGCTTGATTTGCAAACCCGCCATGTCAATGCCGTGGCGCTGATACAACTGGATATATTTTTGGGGGAAATCATCACCCACGACGCCGACCAGCCTGACGGGCGCGAAAAAACTGGCGGCCACCGCCGCATGACTGGCCGACCCGCCCAACAAGCGCGGATTTTCCGCCTTGGGAGTCTTAATGGAATCCAACGCCGTGGAACCAACGATCAATACGCTCATAAATATTTGTAATTAGTTCGATTTTTTTGGCGATTACTTCGCCAACATTCCGGCCAGCCTAGTTGCGCCAACGCGGGGCGTCAAGCCACCGATAACCCGCCCACCTCATCCATAAAAATCTGCTTGTCGGCAAGCCTTCAACGTTATTTCCCAGTGGCCACCGGGGCCAATCCCGCCGTCCAGACGATTCCACGACGATACAACTCCAGGACTTCCGGAATCGCAATCGCCTTGAGGTCATGCCCCAAAACGGAGTGAAACACGCGGCCTTGCCCGTACTGCAACACAAAGGCCATCGGGTACTCTTTTTGATCCACCTTCGAGCGCGCCTTGGCCAAAATCTGGATGGGCCGATCACCAGCCAAGCAGGTGTACAATTCATCGTCCGCCTCAAAATCCACCAGTCCGCGCATAATCGAATGTTGCGCGTCCGCGATTTCCACTTTGAATTTGCCCCGAGGGTCATGCCCGCGCAGTTTGGGATTCCACGCCCGCCCGGCAAGCTGGCCAAACTCCGGCCAATCCTGCCACGCGCCGCAGGCGAAGTGTACCAACGCCAACCCCTTGCCAGCGGCGACGGCACGGCGGAGATTTTCCCGCGCCTTTTCGTCGGGCGCATTGGTTTTCCAGTTCATAAAATGGATGACCACGGTCTGGTAGGCATCCAGCGAAAGGGTGCTGAGTTGATAGGGGTCATCCACCATCTGAACTTGCAATCGGGCGTCTTTTTCCAACGCCTCCGCCAGCGCGGGCGCGGTTTGCCGCCAGGGATGTCCGGGATACTCCTGGCCAGTCACCAACAGGACGCGGGTTGTCCCTGGACGCCATGCCGGCGCACGAAAGGCGTTGGTGTAGAGTAGCGGAGCGGCTACCAAAACAGCCTTCCCTTGAGCAACAAACGGTTCCACCGCCGCTTGCGCATTTAACGAAAGCACCGCTACGAAACCCACCACCACGATTCCCGCCAAGCGATTTGAAAATTGAATGGGTCTCATACTCAAGCAGCACGACAAACCAATCCAGCGTTCCAATTCAGGCCCAACTCGTTATTCAGTCGTCTGCGACTCCCATCAAGGGTTGCTGGTGATGCGCGAGTAATTCAACCCGTGGCGCGCGGCGTACGCGGCAAAGACGCGTTCATTCTGAATCAGCACCGCCCGCACGATGCTGGAATCAGAACCGTGCCCCAGCTTGGCGACAAAGTCCGGGATGATATCGGTTTTCTTGTGAACGTACATCAACGCGAAGACCGCCTCGGCAACCGCGACATACGGTAGTTCTTTGTCAGCCCCTTCGGCGAAGTCCTCGACCGCATCCGCCAGGAATTCGAGTTGGTTCACCAAGTGCGGGTACTGTGGCGCACTGATTTGGGTGAATTCAACCTTCCAAAGCGGCAACTGTCGCAGCATCTTTTCCAAGACCAGCGGCGTGATGTGCGTCGCCCCGTGATTCACATATTGTACAATTTCCGGCATGGCGAGACCTTACCAGAAAACCGCCGGCTGGCAACGCTAATGTTTTGCCGGTTCTTATTTAAAGCAGGCTGGACACCATCGCGTAGATGATCAGCACCAGCAGCACAACCCCAATGCCGAACGCCAGAAACCCAAACATGCGCGCAATCGTCTTCCAACTCTGCCATTCGTCTTTGACGCGGAAATCCTCCAACCGCCCGGCGGCGACCAAGCGGTCGTACCAGCGCTTGCGTTCATGCACCAACTCGCCCTTGGAGATGCGCCCCGAGAAGATGACGGTATCCATGGGGAATTTTTCCAACCGGAAATGGGTGTTAAAAAAGTGGATTGAGAAAATAAACCCGGCCGCCAGCAGGGCTTCATCCGAATGAATAATCATGGCGATATTAATGATCCACCCCGGCAGGAACCTGGAGAAGAACTGCGGAAACCACAGAATCATGCCGGAAGTTCCGATGATGGCAACGCCCCAGAACACGGCAAAATAGTCAAACCGTTCCCAATAGGTCCAGCGATCAAATTCAGGTTTGGGCCCGCGGCCAAAGAACCACTTGTAATGCGCAATGAACTCCCGGAGATCGTACCAACTGGGAATCATGGAATCCGGTCCAAAAAGCACCGCCCACAAGCGCTTAAACTGGAACCGACCCGTGGCCGGGTCCACCACCACCGAACGACGCCGCCAGACCAGCCCGATTAATTGCAGCAGATGCAGCCCAAAATACAGGAAGGTGATCAGGGCGGCGAAATGGTGCAACACGCGCGCAGCCTCGGGTCCGCCCAAGAAC
Protein-coding regions in this window:
- a CDS encoding ThuA domain-containing protein gives rise to the protein MRPIQFSNRLAGIVVVGFVAVLSLNAQAAVEPFVAQGKAVLVAAPLLYTNAFRAPAWRPGTTRVLLVTGQEYPGHPWRQTAPALAEALEKDARLQVQMVDDPYQLSTLSLDAYQTVVIHFMNWKTNAPDEKARENLRRAVAAGKGLALVHFACGAWQDWPEFGQLAGRAWNPKLRGHDPRGKFKVEIADAQHSIMRGLVDFEADDELYTCLAGDRPIQILAKARSKVDQKEYPMAFVLQYGQGRVFHSVLGHDLKAIAIPEVLELYRRGIVWTAGLAPVATGK
- a CDS encoding PfkB family carbohydrate kinase, whose amino-acid sequence is MSVLIVGSTALDSIKTPKAENPRLLGGSASHAAVAASFFAPVRLVGVVGDDFPQKYIQLYQRHGIDMAGLQIKPGKTFHWSGEYEVNMNNRRTLTTELGVFETFSPELPPSYQNTPYVLLANIAPALQSHVLDQMRRPKFVVADTMDLWLNIALADLLKLLKRVDCFVLNESEAEHLTKEDNVFAAFRKLHQLGPRYVIIKKGSHGAILSGPHGFFISPAYPLKKVVDPTGAGDSFVGGLMGYLAAAKGGLEANLRRAIIHGTVVASFCCEGFGVAKTAAVTRQDIAQRVRELEKMMRF
- a CDS encoding ATP-binding protein — its product is MNNASFIGRKNPLAILQQQYQRSSGALAVIYGRRRVGKTELIRQFIHGKPAIFFTGKEAPRQILIDDFLEQAGLFYGHTLASPGEVSSWKAALGLAVAGARKGARLVLVFDEIQWAASEKASPELISTLQELWDHQWQRDGRIMLILCSSFIGYSERLLGSKSPLFGRTTAQIQLQPLSPAEAAQFHPGYSLTHQAQAYFITGGVPLYHRYFESGKSIEQNLIAHFLTPSSPLFREGDFLLREEFKELPSYFAILTVLAGYRQRHKAVLEQTGLSDLQYYLHRLSELNYVRRVWPLASRSPRTEVYFEIQDPFLRFWFRFLFKRLSAIDQFGPEAAFERLIKPQLDAFFGECFEGFCRDRMAGVYIQQEKLTCPFKVGEYWKTGKVQIDVVGQRDDGWTDLGECKWGRVRSLPDALGELEAKVALYPLAAGQSVGRRLFLHHPPKTRLPGPVKVHSLADLYQLG